The Bacillaceae bacterium S4-13-56 sequence TACCTCAAACAAAAACTACACCTTTAACGATAATAGAGTGGAATGGTGTAGTAAAATCTTTAAGCGATCAAAAACTTGAACCGGAATTTTTACTAGAAATCAATTCGGAAGATTTGTTTAATGTACTTGGTAAAGCAACAGAACCTCAAAGAGGAAGAATACAAGAAAAAATATTAGCACGACAAAAGCTTGGTATTTCTCTTGTCGAACTTGAGGAAATTGTTCATCGTGGATATGGCATTATGTTTCGTTCTCAGATGCCACCACGTTTGAAGAAGTTAACCCAAAAATTCATTCCACCTTTCTTCTATTACGCAGGTGATCCTTCCATACTTAAGCATCGCGCAATAGGGGTAGTTGGTGCGAGAGATGCCAATAATGAAGAGCTATCTCAAACAACTAAGATAGCTAAAGAAGCTGTGTCACATGGTGTTGTCATAATCTCTGGTGGAGCAAAAGGTGTGGATACAACTGCAGTAGAAGCATCTTTGCAAAATGGAGGAAAAGCTATTGTTTTCCCATCAGACGGTCTTTCAAAATGGATCAAAAAAAGCTCCATTCGAAATTATATAGTCAATGGGAAGTTACTTTTGATGTCCGCCCAAAGTTTAAATGCACCTTTTTCCGGGGCATATGCTATGCAAAGGAATAAGTTTATTCATGCTCCTTCTGATGCGGTTGTTGTTGCTTCCTCAAAGATCTCTGGAAAGAAGAAGAGTGGGACATGGGAGGGTGTAGTAGAAAATTTAAAGCATCAATGGTCACCTCTTTATGTCATCGGAAACAGTGAAGGTGTAGAAAGACTTAAGCAAGAATCCAATGCAAAACCTTTCGTGTCATTTGAGGAAATTTATAAGAAAAAATTATCCAACCATCCAACAGATTCTAGTAACATTGAACACCAAATTGTCTCACTTATTGAATTGGCGATTGCTAAGGGAATTGATAAGGAAGAAATGGAGAGAAAGTTTTCCGAAGCGTCAGACCTATACTATGGAGAAAAATCAGAAGAGGAGAAACTAGTCGTGCATGAAAAACAAATAAGTATGGATGAATTATAAGGGAACAAGGACCTGACCCAGTACAGTAAAGCTATACCGTGCCGGAAATCAGGTCCTTTTCCACTAGAAAGGCAATTTAATTTTGACTTACTTTCTAACTAAATAGGTAGATATCAATAAAGGAGATCCAGGTTACTTTTATAAAAAATAATTTTCTATCAAATTTTATAAGTCTCCTGGGAAGGGGCTATTTTTTTATTAGATAAAGGATTGAATTACGCCGGAAAAAAGGAGTCCTCAGGAACGTAAAGCTTTACCATACTGGTGTTTACTTT is a genomic window containing:
- a CDS encoding DNA-processing protein DprA, translated to MDFTNNEIATYLFCAQLPQTKTTPLTIIEWNGVVKSLSDQKLEPEFLLEINSEDLFNVLGKATEPQRGRIQEKILARQKLGISLVELEEIVHRGYGIMFRSQMPPRLKKLTQKFIPPFFYYAGDPSILKHRAIGVVGARDANNEELSQTTKIAKEAVSHGVVIISGGAKGVDTTAVEASLQNGGKAIVFPSDGLSKWIKKSSIRNYIVNGKLLLMSAQSLNAPFSGAYAMQRNKFIHAPSDAVVVASSKISGKKKSGTWEGVVENLKHQWSPLYVIGNSEGVERLKQESNAKPFVSFEEIYKKKLSNHPTDSSNIEHQIVSLIELAIAKGIDKEEMERKFSEASDLYYGEKSEEEKLVVHEKQISMDEL